A genome region from Acidimicrobiales bacterium includes the following:
- a CDS encoding response regulator transcription factor: MRILVVEDDDGIAEPLMEGLGREGFQAERVSTGAEALDAPLPDLVILDLGLPDIDGYTVCQQLRAKSTVPILVVTARGAEVDRVVGLELGADDYIVKPFGFRELVARIRAVMRRVGEVPGADAPQVIGELTVDRRTRRVFVAGHEVTLSPKEFDLLALLAEDPGAVVNRQTILEEVWDPHWYGPTKTVDVHVASLRRKLGNPEWIETVRRVGLRLGDTTVASPPPEPE, encoded by the coding sequence GTGCGCATTCTCGTTGTCGAAGACGATGACGGGATCGCCGAACCTCTGATGGAAGGCCTGGGCCGGGAGGGGTTCCAAGCGGAGCGGGTGTCCACCGGGGCGGAGGCGCTGGACGCGCCGCTACCCGATCTCGTGATCCTCGATCTGGGCCTTCCGGACATCGACGGCTATACGGTTTGCCAGCAGTTGAGGGCCAAGTCGACCGTGCCGATCCTCGTAGTGACCGCCCGCGGTGCGGAGGTCGACCGGGTGGTCGGTCTGGAGCTCGGGGCCGACGACTACATCGTCAAGCCGTTCGGTTTCAGGGAACTGGTCGCCCGCATAAGGGCGGTGATGCGTCGTGTCGGGGAAGTGCCGGGGGCCGACGCGCCCCAAGTGATCGGCGAGCTGACGGTGGACCGCAGGACCCGGCGGGTCTTCGTCGCGGGCCACGAGGTCACGCTCTCCCCCAAGGAGTTCGACCTCCTGGCGCTGCTCGCGGAGGATCCGGGAGCGGTTGTGAACCGCCAGACCATCCTCGAGGAGGTCTGGGATCCCCACTGGTACGGCCCGACCAAGACCGTCGACGTCCACGTCGCCTCCCTGCGCCGCAAGCTCGGCAACCCGGAGTGGATCGAGACCGTGCGAAGGGTTGGCTTGCGCCTCGGTGACACCACCGTGGCGTCACCGCCGCCGGAACCCGAATGA